The following are encoded together in the Parabacteroides chongii genome:
- a CDS encoding phosphoribosylaminoimidazolecarboxamide formyltransferase — MSTENKNSLELKYGCNPNQKPSRIFMQQGELPIEVLNGRPGYINFMDAFNSWQLVKELKEATGLPAAASFKHVSPAGAAVGIEMSDTLKKIYFVDDLPLTPLATAYARARGADRMSSYGDFIALSDTCDEATARLINREVSDGVIAPDYTPEALEILKNKRKGTYNVIKIDPAYKPAPIEHKDVFGITFEQGRNEIKLDESLLTNIPTKSKNFSEDAKRDLIIALITLKYTQSNSVCYAKDGQAIGIGAGQQSRIHCTRLAGNKADIWFLRQHPKVMNLPWIEKIRRADRDNTIDVYISDDHEDVLADGVWQQFFTEKPEVLTCEEKRAWLDTMNGVALGSDAFFPFGDNIERAHKSGVEYIAQAGGSVRDDHVIDTCDKYGITMAFTGVRLFHH, encoded by the coding sequence ATGAGCACAGAAAACAAAAACTCTTTAGAACTGAAGTACGGCTGCAACCCTAACCAGAAGCCGTCGCGCATTTTCATGCAGCAGGGGGAATTGCCTATCGAGGTATTGAACGGTCGTCCCGGATACATCAATTTCATGGATGCCTTCAATAGCTGGCAATTGGTAAAAGAACTGAAAGAGGCTACAGGACTTCCCGCTGCCGCTTCTTTCAAACACGTCAGCCCGGCTGGTGCTGCTGTTGGAATCGAGATGAGCGATACGTTGAAGAAAATCTACTTTGTAGACGATCTTCCTCTGACTCCTTTGGCAACTGCTTATGCCCGTGCCCGTGGTGCAGACCGTATGTCTTCTTACGGTGACTTTATCGCTTTGAGCGATACTTGCGATGAAGCGACAGCCCGCCTGATCAACCGTGAAGTATCCGATGGCGTCATTGCTCCCGATTATACGCCGGAAGCTCTGGAGATCCTGAAGAACAAACGGAAAGGTACTTACAACGTTATCAAGATCGATCCGGCCTACAAACCGGCTCCGATCGAACATAAGGATGTCTTCGGCATCACTTTCGAACAGGGACGTAACGAGATCAAGCTGGATGAAAGCCTGTTGACCAATATCCCGACAAAGAGCAAGAATTTCTCAGAAGATGCTAAACGCGACCTGATCATTGCCCTTATCACCCTGAAATATACACAGAGTAACTCTGTTTGTTATGCGAAGGACGGACAGGCAATCGGTATCGGTGCCGGTCAGCAAAGCCGTATCCATTGTACCCGCCTGGCAGGAAACAAGGCTGATATCTGGTTCCTCCGCCAGCATCCGAAGGTAATGAATCTGCCTTGGATCGAAAAAATACGCCGTGCCGATCGTGATAATACGATAGATGTATATATCAGCGACGACCATGAAGATGTATTGGCCGATGGTGTATGGCAGCAGTTCTTCACCGAAAAGCCGGAAGTCTTGACCTGCGAAGAAAAGCGTGCATGGCTGGATACCATGAATGGTGTGGCTTTGGGCTCGGATGCCTTCTTCCCGTTCGGCGACAATATCGAACGTGCGCATAAGAGTGGCGTGGAATATATTGCACAGGCAGGCGGCTCAGTCCGTGACGACCATGTGATCGATACTTGCGACAAGTATGGTATAACGATGGCATTTACCGGAGTGCGGTTGTTCCATCATTGA
- a CDS encoding SDR family oxidoreductase → MMKTLIIGANGFTGRRILQHLSRQGKYELTGCSLHKDILPGDNYRFVQADINNHPAIDRLIADVRPDVVINGSALSVPDYCESHHEEAYAANVLAVENIARCCERTGSRFIHLSTDFVFDGKKTGLYTETDTPAPVNYYGISKYQGELAVAASCSNYANVRVVVVYGKALPGQHGNILQLVKNRLQAGQEIRVVSDQYRTPTWVQDIADGVEKLMHTSLNGTWHICGGECLSIADIAYRVADYFQLDRSLIIPVTTEEMNEATPRPRFSGLSIDKAGYELGYTPHSLEEGMAEMK, encoded by the coding sequence CTGATGAAAACACTGATAATTGGAGCGAACGGCTTTACTGGCAGACGAATCTTGCAGCACCTGTCCCGGCAGGGAAAGTATGAACTGACAGGCTGTTCCTTGCATAAAGATATTTTGCCGGGAGATAATTACCGGTTTGTTCAGGCAGATATAAATAACCATCCAGCTATCGACCGGCTGATTGCTGATGTTCGTCCGGATGTCGTAATAAACGGTTCCGCCTTGTCCGTCCCCGATTATTGTGAATCACATCATGAAGAGGCCTACGCCGCTAATGTGCTGGCAGTAGAGAATATAGCCCGTTGCTGTGAGAGGACTGGCAGCCGTTTCATCCATCTGTCTACTGATTTCGTCTTCGACGGAAAGAAGACCGGATTATATACGGAAACGGATACCCCGGCTCCTGTGAACTATTATGGCATATCCAAATACCAGGGCGAATTGGCTGTTGCTGCTAGTTGCAGTAATTATGCGAATGTCCGTGTAGTCGTTGTTTACGGAAAGGCATTGCCGGGACAGCACGGTAATATCCTGCAACTGGTGAAGAACCGTCTGCAAGCCGGTCAGGAGATACGTGTCGTTTCCGATCAGTATCGTACACCGACCTGGGTACAAGATATTGCCGACGGTGTGGAGAAACTTATGCACACTTCTCTGAACGGAACCTGGCATATTTGTGGCGGCGAATGTCTGTCAATAGCCGATATTGCCTACCGTGTAGCCGATTATTTCCAATTGGATCGTTCGTTGATCATTCCGGTCACTACGGAAGAAATGAACGAAGCCACCCCGCGTCCCCGTTTCAGCGGACTGAGTATTGACAAAGCTGGTTACGAACTAGGCTACACTCCCCATTCCCTGGAAGAAGGAATGGCAGAAATGAAATAG
- a CDS encoding DcaP family trimeric outer membrane transporter translates to MKTKLGMFLLAGLLMATSGYAQKKNFSYKFYGQVRGDLFYNSRANSEIVDGLFHLYPKDVEPDADGNDLNATANGSFYLLYSRLGIDVAGPNVGKAKTTAKLEVDFRGSGSNFAMIRVRHAYVNLDWGKSAVLIGQTWHPLFGDVSPQMLNLSTGAPFQPFSRNPMLRYRYTNQGWSLTGAAIWQLQYLSTGPNGKSEEYIKNGCVPEFYFGVDYKKDNWMAGVGAEILSIAPRVKSTVGDNIYKVKERVTSVSFEAHARYTYDNWKISAKTLLGSNLAHLCMLGGYGVSSIDKRTGEQEYTPYRHSMTWLNVVYGKKWQPGLFVGYLKNLGAGKDIVGPTYGVGLDVDQVFTTNLQMSYVLPHWKVGLEYSPSLAWYGDRTLADGRIRDTHSITNHRVLGVLMYMF, encoded by the coding sequence ATGAAAACGAAGCTAGGTATGTTTTTATTGGCCGGACTGTTGATGGCAACATCCGGTTATGCACAGAAAAAGAATTTTTCGTACAAATTTTACGGACAGGTGCGTGGTGACTTGTTTTACAACTCGCGTGCCAATTCGGAGATCGTGGACGGTTTGTTCCATCTCTATCCGAAAGACGTCGAACCGGATGCCGACGGCAATGACTTGAATGCTACGGCTAACGGTAGTTTTTATCTGCTTTATTCCCGTTTGGGGATAGATGTGGCAGGCCCGAATGTCGGGAAAGCAAAGACAACCGCCAAACTGGAAGTCGATTTCCGTGGTTCCGGAAGTAACTTTGCGATGATTCGTGTGCGACATGCCTATGTGAATCTCGATTGGGGAAAATCAGCCGTATTGATCGGTCAGACCTGGCATCCGTTGTTCGGGGATGTTTCTCCGCAGATGTTGAACCTTTCTACCGGTGCTCCTTTTCAGCCTTTCAGCCGTAACCCGATGTTGCGCTATCGTTATACGAACCAGGGCTGGAGCCTGACCGGGGCGGCGATCTGGCAGTTGCAATATCTTTCTACCGGGCCGAACGGAAAGAGCGAAGAATATATAAAGAACGGCTGCGTGCCGGAATTTTATTTCGGAGTAGACTATAAGAAGGATAACTGGATGGCTGGTGTCGGTGCCGAGATCCTTTCCATCGCACCGCGCGTGAAGTCGACCGTGGGAGACAATATATATAAGGTAAAGGAACGGGTCACTTCCGTCTCTTTCGAAGCCCACGCCCGCTATACATACGACAACTGGAAAATTTCGGCCAAGACGTTGCTCGGCTCCAACCTGGCTCACCTTTGCATGCTGGGCGGTTATGGCGTAAGCAGTATCGATAAGCGTACGGGTGAACAGGAATATACGCCTTACCGTCATTCGATGACCTGGCTGAATGTTGTCTACGGTAAGAAATGGCAACCGGGCCTGTTTGTCGGTTATCTGAAGAACCTGGGTGCAGGCAAGGATATTGTCGGACCGACTTATGGTGTCGGACTGGATGTGGACCAGGTATTTACTACTAATTTGCAGATGTCGTATGTCCTGCCTCACTGGAAAGTAGGCTTGGAATACAGTCCGTCTCTCGCCTGGTATGGTGACCGTACGTTGGCTGACGGACGTATCCGCGATACGCATTCGATAACAAATCACCGTGTATTAGGTGTATTAATGTATATGTTCTGA
- a CDS encoding TrpB-like pyridoxal phosphate-dependent enzyme, protein MSTKKFLLEEKDIPTAWYNIVADMKNKPLPILNPQTKQPMKEEDLYPLFSKAASHQEMNTTDAWIEIPEEVRELYKVWRPTPLVRAYGLEKMLDTPAHIYFKNESVSPIGSHKLNSAIAQAYYCKQEGVTNITTETGAGQWGAALSYAAKAFGLELAVYMVKVSYHQKPYRRSIMQTFGAQVIASPSMSTKAGRKILTDHPNYQGSLGTAISEAVELAMQVPNCKYTLGSVLNHVMLHQTVIGLEAEKQMEMAGEYPDVVIGCFGGGSNFSGITFPFLRHKLTEGKDIRVIAAEPASCPKLTRGQFQYDFGDEAGYTPLIPMFTLGHNFAPANIHAGGLRYHGAGSIVSQLMKDGLMNAADVKQLDTFNAATMFAQAEGIIPAPESSHAIAVAIQEAEEAKKEGKARTILFNLSGHGLIDMAAYDQYLAGDLTNYEVTDEDVAKNLEELEKIIG, encoded by the coding sequence ATGAGTACTAAAAAGTTTTTATTGGAGGAGAAAGACATACCCACAGCCTGGTATAATATTGTGGCTGATATGAAGAACAAACCACTTCCTATTTTGAATCCGCAGACCAAGCAACCGATGAAAGAAGAGGATCTCTATCCCCTGTTTTCCAAAGCTGCTTCCCATCAGGAAATGAATACGACCGATGCCTGGATCGAAATACCGGAAGAAGTTCGCGAATTATATAAGGTATGGCGTCCCACTCCGCTGGTTCGTGCTTACGGACTGGAGAAGATGCTGGATACTCCTGCACATATTTACTTTAAGAACGAAAGTGTCAGCCCGATCGGTTCACACAAGCTGAACTCTGCTATCGCACAGGCTTACTATTGTAAACAGGAAGGTGTTACCAATATCACTACTGAAACAGGTGCCGGACAATGGGGTGCCGCCCTCTCCTATGCGGCCAAGGCTTTCGGCTTGGAACTGGCTGTTTATATGGTAAAGGTCAGCTATCACCAGAAACCTTACCGTCGTTCGATCATGCAGACTTTCGGCGCACAAGTGATCGCTTCACCGAGTATGAGTACGAAAGCCGGACGTAAGATCCTGACCGACCATCCTAACTATCAGGGTAGTCTGGGTACTGCTATCTCGGAAGCCGTAGAGTTGGCTATGCAGGTGCCTAACTGTAAATATACATTGGGCAGTGTTTTGAATCACGTGATGTTGCACCAGACCGTGATTGGCCTGGAAGCTGAAAAGCAGATGGAAATGGCAGGCGAATATCCGGACGTGGTGATCGGTTGCTTCGGTGGCGGTTCAAACTTCTCCGGTATCACTTTCCCGTTCCTGCGTCATAAACTGACAGAAGGTAAAGATATTCGTGTGATCGCCGCAGAACCGGCATCCTGTCCGAAACTGACACGCGGACAGTTCCAGTATGACTTCGGAGATGAGGCCGGATACACTCCACTGATTCCGATGTTTACATTAGGACATAACTTTGCTCCGGCTAATATCCATGCAGGTGGTCTACGTTATCATGGTGCAGGTTCGATCGTCAGCCAGTTAATGAAAGACGGACTGATGAATGCTGCGGACGTAAAACAGCTGGATACATTCAATGCGGCAACCATGTTTGCACAGGCAGAAGGAATCATTCCGGCTCCGGAATCCTCTCACGCCATCGCCGTTGCCATCCAAGAAGCAGAAGAAGCGAAAAAAGAAGGAAAAGCACGCACAATTCTGTTCAACCTCTCCGGTCACGGTCTGATCGATATGGCGGCTTACGACCAGTATCTGGCAGGCGACCTGACCAATTATGAAGTAACAGACGAAGATGTTGCCAAGAATTTGGAAGAATTAGAAAAGATTATCGGATAA
- a CDS encoding DUF3836 domain-containing protein, with the protein MKASVLRKEILSLVVLFVCSLAMSAASPRNYLYDTKEENGKIVSKVVFLQEEGLLNKQVKYEFTYNENGRVAEKKAYRWNKTQETWDPYYLISYQYNEDGNITSEYGMWNKKKKDYSLNQQKMIVPATSYEEIFS; encoded by the coding sequence ATGAAAGCTTCAGTTTTAAGAAAAGAGATTTTGTCACTTGTTGTTTTGTTCGTTTGTAGTCTGGCAATGAGTGCCGCATCTCCCAGAAACTATCTTTATGATACGAAAGAGGAGAACGGAAAGATCGTTTCAAAAGTAGTATTCTTGCAGGAAGAAGGGCTTTTGAATAAACAGGTGAAATACGAATTCACCTATAATGAGAACGGCAGAGTCGCTGAAAAGAAAGCGTATCGCTGGAATAAGACACAAGAAACATGGGATCCTTATTATCTGATTTCTTATCAGTATAATGAAGATGGAAATATAACTTCCGAATACGGAATGTGGAACAAAAAGAAAAAAGACTATAGCCTGAATCAACAGAAAATGATTGTTCCGGCTACAAGCTATGAAGAGATTTTCTCTTAA
- a CDS encoding hexokinase, which produces MERNIFKLENEQLKEIALSLRQKVEEGLAKENAEIQCLPTFITPKNNNINGKALVLDLGGTNYRVATVNFANDKATIHPENGWKKDLSVMKTPDFTREELFKELADPIGEIKRDVEMPIGYCFSYAAESLPGGDAKLLHWTKGVHIKEMLGQPVGKPLLEYLNERNEPKFTNIKVLNDTVASLFAGLTDSNYDAYIGLIVGTGTNMATFIPADKITKLPVSIQADGLIPVNLESGNFHPPFLTTVDEMVDACSDSRGMQRFEKAVSGMYLGEILKSTFPLDEFEEKFDAQKLTTIMNYPDIHKEKYVQVAHWIYNRSAQLVASSLAGLISLLVSYNKDIKKVCLVAEGSMFWSLNRNDKNYNVLVMEELDILLNELGIGDVKVHVNKMNNANLVGTAIAALS; this is translated from the coding sequence ATGGAGAGAAATATTTTTAAACTGGAAAACGAGCAATTGAAAGAGATCGCTCTTTCATTGCGACAGAAAGTAGAAGAGGGGTTAGCAAAAGAGAATGCTGAAATACAATGCCTCCCGACATTCATTACCCCCAAAAATAATAATATAAACGGTAAGGCACTGGTTCTCGACCTGGGAGGGACCAACTATCGTGTCGCTACCGTTAACTTCGCAAACGACAAAGCGACGATCCATCCTGAGAACGGATGGAAAAAGGATTTATCGGTTATGAAAACTCCCGATTTCACCCGAGAGGAATTATTTAAAGAGTTAGCCGATCCGATCGGAGAGATCAAACGGGACGTAGAAATGCCTATAGGTTACTGTTTTTCATATGCGGCTGAATCGCTTCCGGGCGGCGATGCCAAATTATTGCATTGGACAAAGGGTGTTCACATCAAAGAAATGCTGGGACAACCCGTAGGAAAACCGTTGCTCGAATACCTCAATGAACGGAACGAACCTAAATTCACGAATATAAAAGTATTGAACGATACGGTTGCCAGTTTATTTGCCGGACTTACGGATAGTAACTACGATGCTTATATCGGACTGATAGTCGGAACCGGGACCAATATGGCAACTTTCATTCCTGCAGATAAGATAACCAAACTTCCTGTATCCATACAGGCAGACGGCTTGATCCCTGTCAATTTGGAATCAGGCAATTTCCATCCGCCTTTCCTGACGACGGTAGACGAAATGGTCGATGCCTGCTCTGACAGCCGTGGTATGCAACGATTTGAAAAGGCTGTTTCCGGCATGTATCTGGGAGAAATACTGAAATCGACTTTCCCTCTCGATGAGTTCGAAGAAAAGTTCGATGCCCAAAAACTGACTACCATCATGAATTATCCGGATATCCACAAGGAGAAATATGTACAGGTTGCGCATTGGATCTATAACCGTTCTGCCCAACTGGTAGCCTCCTCACTAGCCGGTCTGATCTCTTTACTGGTTTCATATAATAAGGATATCAAAAAGGTTTGCCTGGTAGCTGAAGGCAGTATGTTCTGGAGCCTCAACAGAAATGATAAGAATTATAATGTACTCGTAATGGAAGAATTGGATATTCTTCTGAACGAACTTGGAATTGGTGACGTAAAAGTTCACGTTAATAAAATGAATAATGCCAATCTAGTAGGGACTGCGATTGCAGCATTATCTTGA
- a CDS encoding DUF2461 domain-containing protein — protein MNAEIIQFLKELSANNNREWFQANKDRYDVLHKAFLDEVQQLINRIALFDPQVAGLEAKDCQFRIYRDLRFSPDKTPYKIHFAAYMAQGGRASERGGYYIHLEPGNCMLSGGVWCPPPKLLKMLRQDIYDHIDEFVSIIEKPSFKNTYPVMEGEVLKRMPAGYPTDFKYDEILRHKDFCFAANKPDEFFLQDDWMDQTIKIFQELLPLNNFLNYTVDEYLGRV, from the coding sequence ATGAATGCAGAGATTATACAATTCCTGAAGGAATTAAGTGCAAACAACAACCGGGAATGGTTCCAGGCTAACAAAGACCGTTACGATGTGTTGCATAAGGCTTTTTTGGATGAGGTTCAGCAGCTGATCAACAGGATCGCTCTGTTCGATCCGCAGGTAGCAGGTTTGGAAGCGAAAGATTGTCAGTTCCGTATTTACCGGGATTTGCGCTTTTCTCCGGACAAGACTCCTTATAAAATTCATTTTGCCGCTTACATGGCTCAGGGCGGACGTGCCAGTGAACGGGGCGGATATTATATTCATCTCGAACCGGGTAACTGCATGTTGTCGGGTGGAGTCTGGTGTCCTCCTCCCAAGCTGTTGAAGATGCTTCGTCAGGATATATACGATCATATTGACGAGTTTGTAAGCATTATAGAAAAACCGTCTTTTAAGAATACGTATCCGGTGATGGAGGGTGAAGTGCTGAAGCGTATGCCGGCAGGTTATCCGACAGATTTTAAATATGACGAAATTCTACGTCATAAGGATTTTTGTTTTGCCGCTAATAAACCGGATGAGTTCTTTTTGCAAGATGACTGGATGGATCAGACAATCAAGATTTTCCAGGAACTTCTCCCTCTCAATAATTTCCTGAATTATACGGTGGATGAATATCTAGGAAGGGTATAG
- a CDS encoding sialate O-acetylesterase, with protein sequence MKLTRIMGMAACLSLWLVGMQAQISLPSVFTDHMVLQQKSEVPVWGWGVASGTVKVVGSWAPQDTATATVRSDGSWNTTLKTAAAGGPYTLSVLGNGSCQLKDVMLGEVWLCSGQSNMEWTPMSNIDNRDEEIAAANHPDIRFFHIPKRGAATPQNNCEASWAACTPDVMKNTSAVAYFFGRNLQKDLNVPVGLIVSAWGGTPAEVWIPEELVVNDPRIRDAMPGKTYPWWPVEPGVLYNQMINPIVPYALAGAIWYQGESNRDHPDSYGILMKTMIESWRKSFKKDFPFYLVQIAPHTYNSIDNGAALIREHQEWISRTVPGTGMVAVSDCVADVKNIHPTDKQSVGLRLANMALGKTYSRLDSGFESPVFNTLTVNKNKAVISFLHAENGLMCKDKQIVGFRIAGEDGVFEPAKAQIKENTVVVSSPRVKNPVAVQYCFDDATIGNLFNKDGLPVAPFRTDRNWNNE encoded by the coding sequence ATGAAACTTACACGAATTATGGGAATGGCTGCCTGCCTTTCCTTATGGCTGGTCGGTATGCAGGCTCAAATCAGCCTGCCGTCTGTTTTTACTGACCACATGGTTTTACAGCAAAAAAGCGAAGTTCCCGTATGGGGTTGGGGGGTAGCAAGTGGAACTGTCAAGGTGGTTGGAAGTTGGGCTCCTCAGGATACGGCGACAGCGACAGTCCGCTCTGATGGTAGCTGGAATACAACATTGAAGACTGCTGCTGCCGGAGGCCCTTATACTTTATCGGTTTTAGGAAATGGCAGTTGCCAGTTGAAAGATGTCATGTTGGGCGAAGTTTGGCTTTGCAGCGGACAATCCAATATGGAATGGACTCCGATGAGTAACATCGATAACCGGGACGAAGAGATTGCTGCCGCTAATCATCCTGATATCCGCTTTTTCCATATTCCTAAGCGTGGAGCAGCTACTCCGCAGAATAATTGCGAAGCATCCTGGGCTGCCTGTACACCGGATGTGATGAAGAATACCAGTGCTGTGGCATACTTTTTCGGACGCAATTTGCAGAAGGACCTGAATGTACCTGTCGGACTGATTGTTTCGGCGTGGGGAGGAACTCCGGCTGAAGTATGGATACCGGAAGAGTTAGTTGTGAATGATCCCCGGATACGCGATGCGATGCCTGGTAAGACATATCCGTGGTGGCCGGTTGAGCCGGGTGTGTTATATAATCAGATGATTAATCCGATCGTTCCTTATGCTTTGGCAGGTGCAATCTGGTATCAAGGGGAGTCAAACCGCGATCATCCGGACTCGTATGGTATCCTGATGAAGACAATGATCGAAAGCTGGCGGAAAAGTTTTAAAAAAGACTTTCCTTTCTATCTCGTACAAATCGCTCCTCATACTTATAATTCAATTGATAACGGGGCAGCTTTGATTCGTGAACATCAGGAGTGGATTTCCCGAACAGTCCCTGGTACCGGTATGGTCGCTGTTTCCGACTGTGTTGCCGATGTAAAGAATATTCATCCTACTGACAAACAAAGTGTTGGTTTACGTTTGGCTAATATGGCTTTGGGTAAAACCTATTCCCGGCTTGATTCTGGTTTTGAAAGTCCGGTATTTAATACGCTGACTGTCAATAAAAATAAAGCAGTGATTTCTTTTTTGCATGCGGAGAATGGGTTGATGTGTAAAGATAAGCAGATCGTCGGTTTTCGTATTGCCGGTGAAGATGGTGTTTTTGAGCCTGCAAAAGCACAGATCAAGGAGAATACAGTCGTTGTCTCTTCGCCACGCGTAAAGAATCCGGTAGCCGTACAATATTGTTTTGATGATGCAACTATCGGAAACTTATTTAATAAGGATGGTTTGCCGGTCGCTCCTTTCCGAACGGATAGAAATTGGAATAATGAATGA
- a CDS encoding patatin-like phospholipase family protein: protein MKKLLYFLLMVLAVLPSLTAQRKKVGVVLGGGGAKGVAHIGVLKVLEEAGIPVDYVAGTSMGAIVGGLYAIGYTPAEIDTMVLEQDWTMLLSDRIKRSSLTFPEKENAERYILSLPFGRNKKDRVIEGMIKGQNLMNLFSNLTIGYHDSVDFRKFNIPFACVAVDAVDGKDYVFRKGSLPVAMRASMAIPAVFAPVRLDSMVLIDGGLNDNFPVDVAREMGADIIIGVDLGTSDLKKLEALNTPGDVIGQIIALHGYEKYAKNKEQTDLLLRPNMTSYNAASFSTVALDTLIRRGEREAYAHWDEIIALKKKIGIADDYRPEEHGHFRKSYPALPTDSFYIRTISFTGTDPRDEKWLMKISGLRENSRITLHELHHAMSVLIGSNAYSNVNYMLTGEQQQDLVLTAQKKSVSSVNLGLRFDSEEIIGVLVNATFDHRARNHSKLGFTGRVGGKTSFARLDYAIERNPLRNLNLAYQFTYQDLDIYKKGHKTFNTSYTHHFAEFGYSDMNWLNFKFKLGLRYEYYDYNSFLYTGDNNQYEVKPEGFISYFAMAHLETFDRRYFPTKGVSLKADYSLYTDNFVNYNGHAPFSAVGLNFTSVIPVTSHFSVLPSLYGRVLIGGNLAYPFLNAVGGEVDGRYVPQQLSFAGINRMEIFDNSVVVTRLHFRQRIAGNNYISLIGNYALHHDDFFHLLKGKSVWGGSLGYAYNSIAGPLSATFGMSNQNTSLQFYLNLGFSF, encoded by the coding sequence ATGAAAAAGTTACTATACTTTTTGCTGATGGTGCTGGCTGTTTTGCCTTCGTTGACAGCCCAACGGAAGAAAGTCGGGGTTGTGCTTGGTGGCGGAGGAGCAAAAGGAGTAGCTCATATAGGCGTGTTGAAGGTGTTGGAAGAAGCTGGCATTCCGGTCGATTATGTGGCGGGAACCAGTATGGGGGCTATTGTCGGAGGATTATACGCGATCGGTTATACACCGGCCGAGATCGATACGATGGTATTGGAGCAGGACTGGACGATGCTGCTCAGTGATCGGATCAAGCGTAGCAGCCTGACTTTTCCCGAAAAAGAGAATGCTGAACGATATATTCTGTCTTTACCTTTCGGGAGAAATAAGAAAGACCGTGTCATCGAGGGAATGATCAAAGGGCAAAACCTGATGAATCTGTTTTCCAATCTGACGATCGGTTATCATGATTCCGTAGATTTCCGGAAGTTTAACATACCTTTTGCCTGTGTCGCGGTAGATGCTGTCGACGGGAAGGACTATGTCTTTCGCAAAGGTAGCCTGCCGGTGGCGATGCGTGCCAGTATGGCGATACCGGCAGTGTTTGCTCCTGTCCGGCTGGATAGCATGGTGCTGATAGATGGCGGATTGAATGATAACTTTCCGGTAGATGTCGCCCGGGAGATGGGTGCCGATATCATTATCGGTGTGGATTTGGGAACAAGCGATCTGAAGAAGCTGGAAGCTCTGAATACGCCCGGTGATGTGATTGGACAGATCATTGCCCTGCATGGATACGAGAAGTATGCGAAGAACAAGGAACAGACAGACCTGTTGCTTCGTCCGAATATGACGTCTTATAATGCCGCCAGTTTCAGTACGGTTGCGCTGGATACCCTGATCAGACGCGGGGAACGGGAGGCGTATGCACATTGGGACGAGATTATTGCGTTGAAAAAGAAGATCGGAATTGCGGACGATTATCGTCCGGAAGAACATGGACATTTCCGGAAATCATATCCGGCATTGCCTACCGATAGTTTTTATATCCGTACGATTTCTTTTACCGGTACGGATCCGAGGGATGAGAAGTGGTTGATGAAGATCAGCGGTCTGCGTGAGAATAGTCGGATCACCTTGCATGAACTTCATCATGCGATGTCTGTGTTGATCGGTTCAAATGCTTATTCAAATGTGAATTACATGCTGACGGGAGAGCAGCAGCAAGACCTGGTACTGACGGCGCAAAAGAAGTCGGTTAGTTCTGTGAATCTCGGTTTACGTTTCGATTCGGAAGAGATTATCGGTGTATTGGTGAATGCTACATTCGATCACCGGGCGCGTAATCATTCCAAGCTGGGATTTACCGGACGTGTTGGAGGAAAAACATCTTTTGCCCGTCTGGACTATGCAATCGAAAGGAATCCGTTGCGTAACCTGAACCTTGCTTACCAGTTTACTTATCAGGATTTGGATATTTACAAGAAAGGGCATAAAACTTTTAATACCAGTTATACCCATCATTTTGCCGAGTTCGGTTATTCGGATATGAACTGGCTGAATTTCAAGTTTAAGCTGGGTTTGCGTTATGAATATTATGATTACAATTCTTTCCTGTATACCGGAGATAACAACCAGTATGAGGTGAAGCCTGAAGGTTTTATCAGTTACTTTGCGATGGCCCACCTGGAGACGTTCGACCGGCGGTATTTTCCGACGAAAGGTGTCTCCCTGAAGGCTGATTATTCTTTATATACGGATAACTTTGTCAATTATAACGGACATGCTCCTTTCTCGGCGGTCGGACTGAATTTTACATCCGTTATTCCTGTAACTTCCCATTTCAGTGTTCTTCCTTCTTTATATGGGCGTGTGTTGATCGGTGGAAATTTGGCGTATCCGTTCTTGAATGCGGTAGGAGGTGAGGTAGACGGACGCTATGTCCCTCAGCAGTTGTCCTTTGCAGGAATCAACCGGATGGAAATATTCGATAATTCAGTTGTTGTCACCCGTCTACATTTTCGCCAGCGGATTGCGGGAAATAACTATATTTCCCTGATTGGAAACTATGCGCTTCATCATGATGATTTCTTCCACCTGCTGAAAGGTAAGAGTGTATGGGGAGGAAGCCTGGGATATGCTTATAATAGCATTGCAGGACCGTTGAGTGCGACTTTCGGTATGTCTAATCAGAATACGAGTCTTCAGTTTTATCTGAATTTGGGATTTAGTTTCTAG